A genomic stretch from Onychostoma macrolepis isolate SWU-2019 chromosome 02, ASM1243209v1, whole genome shotgun sequence includes:
- the si:ch211-178n15.1 gene encoding uncharacterized protein si:ch211-178n15.1: MHSENLRFPTPYCQLCLRRAPGPADGSCLHMESGVAPFPKELGMERAERTGASPVYAEELRHPCYRWDSACVREIRRECGCIQRWYYPELLHPFNGDHVLKVRGHRCYSSYVQEWDNVHQPEYNGHCERRRVSFRHHKERPETGRQSHCNGPNSNQAGFFPTEVPSSKLGRSKALRNGLQVNEPQREVRTSWGDAGLEEHGKQRKSQGTVREQIKQVVTELEEVLGGLKQVQLEMKEVVQQIDILTSNIDLGEDEPSLANGLSQDATKSSQTGVVALIHNSNSEEDMSTSNSSLAHSPVTVDLLHINSPSPMRNCISPAPPEQRSVAVEDKSKRVVKQSSETQRTQRTANGNCLPHRTARKSQLENHRPPVAPAVCTNSNKTHRPPPYPQNGQVKMRTPPYPGKHKMLSSTVVD; encoded by the exons ATGCACTCGGAGAATTTGAGATTCCCGACTCCTTACTGCCAACTTTGCTTGCGACGTGCGCCGGGCCCCGCAGACGGATCATGTCTGCATATGGAGTCCGGAGTAGCCCCGTTCCCaaaggagttggggatggagcgAGCAGAGAGGACTGGAGCGTCTCCGGTTTACGCCGAGGAGCTCCGGCATCCGTGCTACAGGTGGGACTCGGCGTGCGTTCGGGAGATCCGGCGGGAATGCGGATGCATCCAGCGGTGGTATTACCCAGAGCTGTTGCATCCTTTCAACGGCGACCATGTTTtgaaggtcagaggtcaccgGTGCTACTCATCCTATGTTCAGGAATGGGACAACGTTCATCAGCCTGAATATAACGGACATTGCGAGAGGAGACGGGTGTCATTCCGGCATCACAAGGAGAGACCCGAGACTGGCAGACAATCACACTGTAACGGGCCGAACTCTAATCAGGCTGGTTTTTTCCCAACCGAGGTGCCGTCCAGCAAGTTGGGCCGCTCCAAGGCACTCAGGAACGGGCTGCAGGTGAACGAACCACAGCGGGAAGTAAGGACATCTTGGGGGGACGCGGGTCTGGAGGAACATGGCAAGCAGAGGAAGAGCCAGGGAACAGTACGGGAACAGATCAAACAAGTGGTCACGGAGCTCGAGGAAGTGCTGGGTGGTCTCAAACAGGTCCAGTTGGAGATGAAAGAG GTGGTCCAACAGATCGACATTCTGACGTCCAATATTGACCTTGGTGAAGACGAACCAAGTCTAGCCAATGGACTCTCCCAAGATGCCACCAAAAGCAGTCAGACTGGTGTTGTGGCATTGATCCACAATTCAAACAGCGAAGAGGACATGTCCACTTCCAATTCCTCTCTCGCTCACAGCCCTGTCACTGTGGATTTACTTCACATTAACAGTCCTTCGCCAATGAGAAACTGCATAAGTCCAGCCCCTCCTGAGCAACGATCCGTTGCTGTTGAGGATAAAAGCAAACGAGTTGTGAAACAGAGTTCAGAGACTCAGAGGACTCAAAGGACAGCCAATGGAAACTGCCTACCGCATCGAACGGCAAGGAAAAGCCAACTGGAAAACCACAGACCCCCTGTAGCTCCAGCAGTGTGCACTAACTCAAATAAAACCCACCGGCCTCCACCTTACCCTCAGAATGGACAGGTGAAGATGAGGACGCCCCCCTATCCTGGGAAACATAAGATGCTCTCCTCCACCGTAGT
- the pgpep1 gene encoding pyroglutamyl-peptidase 1 isoform X1, whose protein sequence is MIDIRSFESHRSSVHTGFEPFGEHTVNASWVAVQELEKLGLRHDINLHVAEVPVEYQAVQSLLPSLWKQHLPQLVVHVGVSGMATTVTLEQCGHNQGYMRLDNCSFCPESRCCMAGGPDCIQSVIDMDAVCKRVSSSGLGVSVSVSKDAGRYLCDYTYYMSLFMGEGRSAFVHVPPLGKPYSAEQLARALRAVILEMLELMEHNKGKKHCVHDQ, encoded by the exons GTTTTGAGCCGTTTGGTGAACACACTGTCAATGCCAGCTGGGTGGCAGTACAG GAGCTGGAGAAACTGGGCTTGCGTCACGATATAAACCTTCACGTTGCTGAAGTTCCTGTGGAGTATCAGGCGGTTCAGAGTCTTCTGCCGTCTCTATGGAAACAGCACCTTCCTCAA ttaGTGGTCCATGTTGGAGTGTCTGGCATGGCCACGACAGTAACGCTTGAACAGTGTGGTCATAACCAGGGTTACATGCGCCTGGATAACTGCAGCTTCTGTCCGGAGTCACGCTGCTGTATGGCGGGAGGACCGGACTGCATTCAGTCTGTCATAGACATGGACGCCGTCTGTAAGAGAGTCAGCTCCTCTGGGCTCGGCGTATCTGTGTCTGTGTCAAAGGACGCCGGCAG GTATCTGTGTGACTACACCTACTACATGTCTCTGTTTATGGGCGAGGGCAGATCTGCGTTTGTGCACGTTCCTCCTCTAGGGAAGCCCTACAGCGCGGAGCAGCTCGCTCGGGCCCTCAGGGCCGTCATCCTGGAGATGCTTGAACTGATGGAGCACAACAAGGGAAAGAAACACTGTGTGCACGACCAATGA
- the jund gene encoding transcription factor jun-D, which produces MGTSLYPDEDIRGISRYIMMKKDMSLNLNDQNSSNLKPDLRDAEGILNSPDLGLLKLASPELERLIIQSNGMVTTTPTSQFVYPKSVSDEQEFAEGFVKALEDLHKQNQLNGGACVPPTLGRLASSTALALPTDLPVYTNLSTYGSTTVNYSTETIPFPPPPPPAPPMTAQTQPSLKDEPQTVPDMQSFGDSPPLSPIDMDTQERIKAERKKLRNRIAASKCRKRKLERISRLEDKVKTLKNQNTELASTASVLREQVAQLKQRVMNHVNNGCQLLPNQVQAY; this is translated from the coding sequence ATGGGAACAAGTCTTTACCCAGACGAGGACATCCGAGGAATATCACGCTATATTATGATGAAGAAAGACATGAGTTTGAACCTAAACGACCAGAACAGCTCCAACCTCAAGCCAGATCTGAGGGATGCCGAAGGGATTCTCAATTCGCCCGATTTAGGGCTCCTCAAGCTGGCTTCTCCGGAGCTGGAGAGGCTGATCATCCAGTCCAACGGGATGGTGACCACCACGCCGACCTCCCAGTTCGTCTATCCGAAGTCGGTAAGCGACGAGCAGGAGTTCGCGGAGGGCTTCGTCAAAGCCCTGGAGGACCTTCACAAGCAGAACCAATTGAACGGCGGCGCGTGCGTTCCTCCGACGCTCGGCAGACTCGCCAGCAGCACCGCGCTCGCCTTGCCCACGGATCTGCCCGTGTACACGAACTTGAGCACGTATGGGAGTACCACGGTGAACTATTCCACGGAAACCATTCCGTTCCCTCCGCCGCCGCCGCCGGCGCCACCGATGACCGCGCAAACGCAGCCGTCGCTAAAAGACGAGCCGCAAACCGTTCCAGACATGCAGAGCTTCGGCGACAGTCCGCCGCTTTCCCCCATCGACATGGACACGCAGGAGCGCATCAAAGCCGAGAGGAAGAAGCTGCGCAACCGGATCGCCGCCTCCAAATGCCGCAAGCGGAAACTAGAGCGGATATCCAGGCTGGAAGACAAAGTGAAAACCCTGAAGAACCAGAACACGGAGCTCGCGTCGACGGCGAGCGTGCTGAGAGAGCAAGTGGCGCAGTTAAAACAGAGAGTGATGAACCACGTCAACAACGGCTGTCAGTTGCTGCCTAATCAAGTGCAAGCATATTAG
- the pgpep1 gene encoding pyroglutamyl-peptidase 1 isoform X2, translated as MEQKKTVIVTGFEPFGEHTVNASWVAVQELEKLGLRHDINLHVAEVPVEYQAVQSLLPSLWKQHLPQLVVHVGVSGMATTVTLEQCGHNQGYMRLDNCSFCPESRCCMAGGPDCIQSVIDMDAVCKRVSSSGLGVSVSVSKDAGRYLCDYTYYMSLFMGEGRSAFVHVPPLGKPYSAEQLARALRAVILEMLELMEHNKGKKHCVHDQ; from the exons ATGGAGCAGAAGAAGACGGTTATCGTGACAG GTTTTGAGCCGTTTGGTGAACACACTGTCAATGCCAGCTGGGTGGCAGTACAG GAGCTGGAGAAACTGGGCTTGCGTCACGATATAAACCTTCACGTTGCTGAAGTTCCTGTGGAGTATCAGGCGGTTCAGAGTCTTCTGCCGTCTCTATGGAAACAGCACCTTCCTCAA ttaGTGGTCCATGTTGGAGTGTCTGGCATGGCCACGACAGTAACGCTTGAACAGTGTGGTCATAACCAGGGTTACATGCGCCTGGATAACTGCAGCTTCTGTCCGGAGTCACGCTGCTGTATGGCGGGAGGACCGGACTGCATTCAGTCTGTCATAGACATGGACGCCGTCTGTAAGAGAGTCAGCTCCTCTGGGCTCGGCGTATCTGTGTCTGTGTCAAAGGACGCCGGCAG GTATCTGTGTGACTACACCTACTACATGTCTCTGTTTATGGGCGAGGGCAGATCTGCGTTTGTGCACGTTCCTCCTCTAGGGAAGCCCTACAGCGCGGAGCAGCTCGCTCGGGCCCTCAGGGCCGTCATCCTGGAGATGCTTGAACTGATGGAGCACAACAAGGGAAAGAAACACTGTGTGCACGACCAATGA